In the Caenorhabditis elegans chromosome X genome, one interval contains:
- the egl-36 gene encoding Potassium voltage-gated channel protein egl-36 (Partially confirmed by transcript evidence) has protein sequence MLDACSFNRFDSNRSSARRFSRRGSDYFGDKGISMDERIVLNVGGVRHETYQATLKKIPATRLSRLTPSLANFDPLLNEYFFDRHPAVFAMILNYYRTGKLHYPTDVCGPLFEEELQYWGLDASDTEPCCWMQLLHAKDTQETLAVLDRMDADHEDDPQLREQDTMKKFGWEEDYFQGKRTRWMKLKPQMWSLFDEPYSSQAAKLIAGISVLFIFISIFSFCLKTHQSFRLPVLIGQNITMPGGVVQPSIERVSTEPLPIFGQIEMLCNIWFTLELIIRFVFCPSKIRFFKSPLNMIDLVATLSFYADAMMVRVVEDEPKDVVEFLSMIRIFRLFKLTQHHQGLQILIHTFRASAKELILLVFFLILGIVIFAALVYYAEKMEANPNNQFQSIPLGLWWAICTMTTVGYGDMTPHTSFGRLVGSLCAVMGVLTIALPVPVIVSNFAMFYSHNQARDKLPKRRRRVLPVEQIRLQARRHAAVLEPSASQGGLGGGQAIRRRNMPILIDQNCCDEENHNHKHREKSENSDEGTNSSSTTGVDTVVKLGPSETAITTTIIS, from the exons ATGCTCGACGCGTGCTCGTTCAACAGATTCGACTCGAATCGTTCCTCAGCTCGGAGGTTTTCGCGGCGAGGAAGTGACTATTTTGGGGACAAAG GTATTTCTATGGATGAGAGGATTGTGTTGAACGTCGGAGGAGTACGTCACGAAACATATCAGGCCACACTGAAAAAGATTCCCGCCACACGACTCAGCAG attaacTCCGTCACTTGCTAACTTCGATCCTCTTCTCAACGAGTATTTTTTTGACAGACATCCGGCTGTTTTCGCAatg ATATTAAATTACTATCGTACTGGAAAATTGCATTATCCAACAGATGTATGTGGTCCATTGTTTGAAGAAGAGCTGCAGTATTGGGGATTGGACGCGTCTGATACAGAACCATGCTGTTGGATGCAACTACTTCATGCTAA AGACACACAAGAGACCCTTGCTGTTTTGGATCGAATGGATGCAGATCACGAGGACGATCCACAACTTCGGGAGCAAGATACAATGAAGAAGTTTGGCTGGGAAGAAGATTACTTTCAG gGGAAACGAACTCGTTGGATGAAACTCAAACCTCAAATGTGGTCATTGTTTGATGAACCATATAGTTCACAAGCTGCAAAACTTATAGCTGGAATATCTGtactttttatatttatcTCTATATTCTCATTCTGCCTCAAAACCCACCAGAGCTTTCGACTTCCGGTTCTCATTGGACAAAACATTACTATGCC AGGAGGTGTTGTCCAACCGTCAATTGAACGTGTTTCTACAGAGCCTCTTCCAATATTTGGTCAAATTGAAATGTTATGTAATATTTGGTTTACGTTAGAACTTATTATTCGTTTTGTTTTCTGTCcatcaaaaattcgatttttcaaaagtccaCTAAATATGATTGATTTGGTGGCAACACTTTCATTTTATGCTGACGCAATGATGGTTCGAGTTGTTGAAGATGAGCCAAAAGATGTGGTTGAATTTCTTTCAATGATTCGTATCTTCCGGTTGTTCAAATTAACACAACATCACCAAGGACTGCAGATTCTAATTCACACTTTTCGAGCAAGTGCAAAAGAATTAATACTTCtcgtattttttctcattcttgGTATCGTCATATTTGCTGCACTTGTGTATTATGCAGAAAAAATGGAAGCCAATCCAAACAATCAATTTCAATCAATACCGCTTGGACTATGGTGGGCGATATGCACGATGACAACCGTCGGATATGGAGATATGACTCCGCATACGTCGTTTGGAAGATTAGTTGGATCACTATGTGCAGTTATGGGAGTACTCACAATTGCTTTGCCAGTTCCT gttaTCGTGTCCAATTTCGCAATGTTCTACTCTCACAACCAGGCACGAGATAAACTTCCGAAACGTCGTAGAAGAGTGCTACCCGTAGAACAG ATCCGATTACAAGCTCGACGTCATGCGGCTGTACTGGAGCCATCCGCTTCACAGGGAGGGTTAGGAGGAGGGCAGGCAATTCGTCGGAGGAATATGCCCATACTCATAG atcagaaTTGTTGTGATGAGGAGAATCATAATCACAAGCATagagaaaagtctgaaaattcag atgaagGTACAAATAGCTCTAGCACAACTGGAGTAGACACAGTCGTAAAATTGGGTCCAAGTGAAACGGCCATTACCACCACaataatttcctga
- the R07A4.2 gene encoding uncharacterized protein (Confirmed by transcript evidence), protein MTDGPPLMLNRAFFERKENFLKILQLIFGFINLSANYWCYPNQHFLYCGERYFTSSQVFQLIVFNGFCLFLTLSLVVANVTGAYDAFYKTNPYVLERYLVFLQTFLYTVAYVTLIVDYENNPYAKAFAIPLISTTFTLLAYIIDSIMQLRRKNSFSQ, encoded by the exons ATGACCGATGGACCTCCATTGATGCTTAATCGAGCGTTCTTCGAAAggaaagaaaattttctgaagattCTCCAATTG ATTTTTGGTTTCATCAACCTCTCCGCCAACTATTGGTGCTACCCAAACCAACACTTCCTTTATTGCGGCGAAAG GTACTTCACCTCCTCTCAAGTGTTTCAACTGATCGTTTTCAATGGGTTCTGCCTTTTTCTTACATTGTCTTTAGTTGTGGCAAATGTGACTGGTGCTTATGACGCATTTTACAAGACAAACCCATATGTATTA gaGCGATATTTGGTGTTCCTTCAGACGTTTCTATACACGGTTGCTTATGTTACACTGATAGTGGACTACGAAAATAATCCATATGCAAAAGCATTTGCAATTCCgctg atCTCTACAACGTTTACTTTGCTTGCTTACATCATCGACTCGATAATGCAACTTCGtcgtaaaaattcattttctcaGTGA